One Sebastes umbrosus isolate fSebUmb1 chromosome 6, fSebUmb1.pri, whole genome shotgun sequence DNA window includes the following coding sequences:
- the plagl2 gene encoding zinc finger protein PLAGL2, producing MAAAAADASHRITALTPEEEGRRTAAKLFGSAAPLPRIEREREREGGKERERERGREEEGEEVGKAFGNECLVCGALFASQEKLRLHTSSHTGEKPFHCSQPHCPKAFSSKYKLFRHMATHSPQKTHQCSFCEKMFHRKDHLKNHLQTHDPNKEAFKCEECGKHYNTKLGYKRHVAMHSATAGDLTCKVCMQSYESTPVLLEHLKSHSGKSSGGAKEKKHPCDHCDRRFYTRKDVRRHMVVHTGRKDFLCQYCAQRFGRKDHLTRHVKKSHSQELLRIKTEPPDMLGLLASGSPPCSVKEELSPMMCGMGPNKDPMMGKPFPSGAPFPMGMYNPHHLQAMSNSGVGHPHPSLMPSPLSAAIGMGCHMESPGPIHPRSHHHHHHHHHHHHHHSPPLPTHHQPPAPQQQHQPQQAPKYQLGSTSYLLDKPLKVEMESFLMDLQSGSPGPVHSVEPHAAASPPKDGLEPTSGLVDELCGDHLLSKSPAMIAESLCAANMDFSHLLGFLPLNLPPYSAPMSTGGLVMGYTSSATPSSSSSSSSSSLHAVEPHAAAAATAPLTSLQPQPQEQQSSNGGLGLGPLHPLPPVFSSSLSTTTLPRFHQAFQ from the exons ATGGCAGCTGCTGCCGCCGATGCCTCACACCGTATTACCGCACTGACGCCGGAGGAAGAAGGACGACGGACTGCCGCCAAGCTGTTTGGGAGCGCTGCCCCGCTGCCacggatagagagagagagagaaagagagggggggaaagagagagagagagagagagggagggaagaagaaggagaagaggtaGGGAAAGCGTTTGGGAACGAGTGTTTGGTGTGCGGGGCCCTGTTCGCCTCACAGGAGAAGCTCCGACTTCACACCTCGAGTCACACGGGGGAGAAACCCTTCCACTGCTCACAGCCACACTGTCCCAAGGCCTTCAGCTCCAAATACAAACTCTTCAG GCACATGGCCACACACTCTCCGCAGAAGACCCATCAGTGTTCGTTCTGTGAGAAAATGTTCCACCGCAAAGACCACCTGAAGAACCACCTGCAGACCCATGACCCCAACAAGGAGGCCTTCAAGTGTGAGGAGTGTGGGAAGCACTACAATACCAAGCTGGGATATAAGCGCCATGTGGCCATGCACTCTGCTACAGCAGGGGATCTCACCTGCAAAGTGTGCATGCAGAGCTATGAGAGCACACCCGTGCTCTTGGAGCACCTCAAGAGCCACTCCGGGAAGTCTTCGGGTGGCGCCAAGGAGAAAAAACACCCGTGCGACCACTGTGACCGTCGATTCTACACACGGAAGGATGTGAGACGGCACATGGTGGTCCACACAGGCCGAAAGGACTTCCTATGCCAGTACTGTGCCCAGCGCTTTGGCAGGAAGGACCATCTGACACGCCACGTGAAGAAGAGCCACTCGCAGGAGCTGCTGAGGATCAAGACGGAGCCTCCTGATATGTTAGGTCTTTTAGCTTCTGGGTCACCACCTTGCTCTGTGAAGGAGGAGCTCAGCCCCATGATGTGCGGCATGGGTCCCAACAAAGACCCCATGATGGGCAAACCGTTCCCAAGTGGGGCCCCTTTTCCGATGGGCATGTACAACCCCCACCATCTCCAGGCCATGTCTAATTCTGGGGTGGGTCACCCACACCCGTCCCTGATGCCTAGTCCCTTGTCTGCTGCTATCGGCATGGGCTGTCACATGGAATCCCCTGGACCTATTCACCCACGctcccatcaccaccaccatcatcaccaccatcaccaccaccaccattccCCTCCGCTGCCCACACACCACCAGCCTCCGGCtccccagcagcagcaccagcccCAGCAAGCCCCCAAATACCAGCTGGGATCTACCTCATACCTGCTGGACAAGCCCTTGAAAGTGGAGATGGAGAGCTTCCTCATGGATCTGCAGAGTGGCTCGCCAGGCCCGGTTCACTCTGTAGAGCCACATGCTGCTGCCTCACCCCCCAAGGACGGACTGGAGCCCACCTCGGGCCTGGTGGATGAGCTTTGCGGGGATCACCTCCTGTCCAAGAGCCCTGCGATGATCGCTGAGTCTCTGTGTGCTGCTAACATGGACTTCTCCCACCTGCTGGGCTTCCTGCCCCTCAACCTGCCTCCCTACAGTGCCCCCATGAGCACGGGAGGGCTGGTGATGGGATACACCTCATCCGCgaccccctcctcttcttcctcctcctcttcctcatctctgCACGCTGTCGAGCCCCACGCCGCAGCAGCTGCCACGGCACCTCTTACCTCTTTGCAACCGCAACCTCAGGAGCAGCAGAGCTCCAACGGGGGTCTGGGCCTCGGACCCCTGCACCCCCTCCCACCAGTGTTCAGCTCCAGCCTTAGTACCACCACGCTGCCTCGCTTCCACCAGGCCTTCCAGTGA